The genomic segment atagaaagaggtCGTCTACTTGGCACAGCTGCAAAAGTGCATTCCAAAGAGGCATGGAGTGTCAGAAATAAGATGGCTGAAAAGGAGCCTTACTTCTCTGGATCTTCTGGGTGCGGCCTGTATATGAGCCTCTCGTCCACAGACACCATATTCGTAAATGTGATCTGCAATATTTCAAAGGGGGGgacgacaaaaaaaacaaaacaaagacaacacATTATTTCTCTCGTCACCTCCACACCCATGTGAAAAGACGCTGTGGTCTGTGGAAATCTGGTTCAGTCTCATTCCAGAGATGGTACGTGTACAGTGAATGGTTCCTTATTCTTGTTCACCAGCATTCATTATCTTGAACTGGCAATGTACGGAGGGCATAAACCTCTTGTTTTTTAATCCTGGTTATGTGGGAAAGAAAAGCAAAGTGTGTATATACTCACATTGGCCGATTGCAGTTCTAACGTCTTCTCTTGCGGGTCCACCACTGAGTGCTCTTGGATGtaagtgcatgtgcgcgtgttaCCGATGATCTGTGGACACAACAGACGTTTATAAATCACACACCCGTACCAGTCACAATATCACCAAAATGCCACATATACAAAGTGTACATCAAAATGTTATCTCTCGCTACGCTAGTGCTGTAGCCACTGATATTAGCCAAAGCCAttggtcagcagcagcagcagcaaagggAGCAGATAGGCTAATCCCCTCAAACGTCTAATCAGTCAGACAGTTGACCTTCTTGTTCCCTCCAGAAACTCCAATGCCACAGCCACCTGCAGCATGTGCTTTCAACTCACTCAGCTGAGGCTTCGTGGCCGTCAGAAATGCTGTGCGCGCGCATGCTTAGAGCCGGGAGTTGATTCAACATTATGTTGCCAACCATTGGTATGGCAGCTGGTCAGTGTGAGCTCCGAACTTTATTATTAGGTGGCTCGTGCCGCCTTCAGTGACCTTTCTCTGGACCTATGCTTCTCTAGATAAAAACATGTCGGCTAGGTTAATGAGTGTGTGTACTAGTCATACAACACCGATCTTGCCGATACGATAAAGCCAACAAGTCTGACTGTGTGGATACCATGAGTGGCTGTGCTCATAGCAGTATCAGGAAGGTCTTGCATAACATAATAATCTGTGGTGTTCTGTGGTTGTTAAATTGCATGCATAATATGCATTTATGGCATACAGCTTACTGTATTCGTTTCCATCATTGAGATTATTGATTTACATTCTGTCAATAAAAGAACATTGTGTGAAAAGGCTTGTCTTGACTTTCCCCGGACACTTTTAAGGTCAAACACAAATGGATTAGTGCAGCCCTTACATGATCAGAGCAGAAACACAAGATCAGCTAGTCGGCTGACAGCACAGCGGTGACAGGATTTGCCCAACAACACTTCCACTGATTTCCACATGCACCTGAACTGAGTGAGATAAGCCCACAATCCTCCCTCCTAATCAAACGGGGTCTCTGAGCCAAATTAATGTGCACACAGCCACTCTTGcagcacaggccaaaaggcatttGACGTCAAACTCACGGGAGAGTACAAAGGTGAGGGGGAACCTTTAGCAATCCTGTATCTCTGCCAGGTCTGTGGGACAGCCAGAAAAAAAACTACTACACATTAGACAGCACAGTTATGTAACAGGGGCCCTGGACGGCATGTGCCATACTCAGGAATAAACTGGCAGCCAGCCAAGTTCGTAACCTCCTTAGCCCAGACGCCCCCCTCTACCAAAACCCAACCCCCCCTAACAGAAATAGACCTCCAGCTATTCACACGCTTTACCTGCCAGCTCACATGGAAAGAAATGAGCATGTCGAATAACGTGACTACCCTGCCTTTACAGTAGTTGGGTGGGTAACTTAAGCATATTAAAATCCAAAGCCACAGTGTTATGCAGAGGTTTCTGGAGCAGAAATTGTGACGATTCACAAACACTGAATGCAGTGTAACAGCGGCAAGGCAGTCAGGTGTACTTACGGATTTGACTATAGATGGAAGGCCCCATTCCGTGCTCAGTAGCCGTTTGCTGTGGAGACGCCCCTGGTTGTCCACGCTCCTGTCCAGCACGTCCACTCCAACCACACTGGGGTTCATGGGGTTGGGGTACTTCTGCATGGCGGCTTTGGTCACCGTCTCCCATGGGTGGCTGTGGAAAAGAGGACATGCATGCGTCAGTCACAGATGCACTTTCACCCTGTAGCTTCCTGTCTGTTCCCTGAGGTTGACCTAATTCTGGctactagtgcagtgtttctcaacaggggtgccaaggaaacgtggctgataaataaactatgtaatataatacatattgtctaaattgataagttaatgttagtcagtggaatctttcatctgctatttacgcacaattacgtaaatataggtcgccccagtcagctgcaacttcgaacgtc from the Engraulis encrasicolus isolate BLACKSEA-1 chromosome 14, IST_EnEncr_1.0, whole genome shotgun sequence genome contains:
- the prelid3b gene encoding PRELI domain containing protein 3B, with product MKIWTSEHIFNHPWETVTKAAMQKYPNPMNPSVVGVDVLDRSVDNQGRLHSKRLLSTEWGLPSIVKSIIGNTRTCTYIQEHSVVDPQEKTLELQSANITFTNMVSVDERLIYRPHPEDPEKTVLTQEALISVKGVSLSSYLEGVMANTISANAGKGREAMEWVIRRLNTEIEELTATARGTMRAPMAAAVAEK